GTGCGACTAATTGGATTTACTTTAAGTGTAATCTTTCTGCGATTGGGATTACTGCCTGCACTGATACCAAAAAATACACTACCACTTATTTCTAACTTTGCGATTGTAGAACGGTCGTCTTCACTACCTGCTGGAGTCAGGCCAAGCTGTTGCCTATACTCTGCTAATTCTTCAAAAATAAGCTTATATCTCCATTGTTTAATACGACTTACCCAATCACTAAGTTTTCATCTATTACAATGTGACTCCTAGCCTAGATTTCCTCCA
The Nostoc punctiforme PCC 73102 genome window above contains:
- a CDS encoding deaminase — protein: MKQWRYKLIFEELAEYRQQLGLTPAGSEDDRSTIAKLEISGSVFFGISAGSNPNRRKITLKVNPISRTHAEADAFQQAFDAGLRGGKARLTVDRDLCRACGQNGGVKGMARQLGIEEIEVISPSDRQTITLI